ccgggggcgggggggcgaggtTCGAACCGTCCATCGCCacgcattcattcgttcgattcggtcgtatttattaagcgccgggtgcagagcacggtacgaagcgcttgggaaggcaGAGTACGACGACGACAAACAGCGACCACAGAACGACGAGGgaacctctcccccagcccttggcCCTTCCCCGACTGCCTCGGGAAAATTACCTGTGAGGAATAGACAGGCCGCCATCCACTGCTCCTTTAAGAGCTCCGAAGACCTTGTTTCCAGTGGTAGTCCTGGCAAGGCCCGCATCTAGGTAGCACGTGAAAGCGCCGGGCTTTCCGTCGATGCTCTCGACGTTGTATTCGTCACCAGTCACTTCCACCTGGCCCTCGTAGATCTTGTCCATGCCAAACCGGTTAAGAAGCTGTCGACGAAAAGAATCCTATCTTCATATGTGCTCGCAATGAAGCTGAAAGCAAAACGTCGGGGTGCCTAAAAACAGCCTTCGCTACCGGCTCCCAAGAACCCCGTTCACGTCTGACTAGCTGGGAACAGAAGTTCTGTTAACTCAGCATCCGCCGAACGATACTTTCTGCCGCAAAAATGTAAGACCTGTTCCGAGCCCATCAGGCGCTCCACGGTGCTGGAGGATTCCCGCTGTTTCAGCTGCTCCTTTACCATGCTCTGCTTTCCCACTTCTCCACAGTATTAAATTGGGGTTCCCCCGTCCACCCGGGAAGctttaagcatctgggagagaaggACCAggtccccgcagcacttaggtaatatttgtttctattaatgcccgTCGCCTCCTCtagacctcattgtgggcagggaacgggtcgggTATACTGTTTTGccgaactctccccagcacttgatacggtgctctgcgcacggagACCACGCGGTAAATAGGGTCGACCGACTACCGGTCCCACTAGACGCCCCCAGAAATCGACGAGGCTGGGGCCGGGTGGAAGTGGTGCCCCTATGACAATAGCTTTAACCAAGATTGAAACGCCCTGCCAGTCCAACTCTTCATCCACAGAGCCTCGCCCACTCACACCTCACCCGGCCTTTTCCCAAGGGCATTAATGCCACTTCGCCTGTGCGCTGCTGAGGACGGAAGCGGTAGGTGAGTCTTCCGTTCCTCGAAGCCGGTCACCCGACATAATGAAAcagccgccccccggccgcctcgCCCCGAGTTGAGCGAAACCCTCCCGCCCCCGGTcagagggggggggggagcccgggcACAGAGGATCCCTACCCTGCGGGCCAGCAGCAGGCCGGTGCAGTAGGCCGCAGCATAGTTCGTCAGGCCAACCTTCACGCCGTACTTCGGCAGCTCGTGGGCGTAAGCTGCACAGACGATCATGTCACCCTCGATTCGGGCGTATGCAATCtgccaaaaacaaaaccaaatgaaAATTAAGCACCGCAGCACGCGGGTGTTCCATCTGTCATGGATCGAAGGGGCGTGGAGCGTGTCCTCTCTCATCAATCGTACTTTCCCGGGCCGTTCATTGGTGTCAGAAGTTACATTATAGATAaggtattttataaattatttcatttggggggggggaagaattaCCCCACAACAATCTATTTCACAAGCAACTGGATTTCAGCTTCTGCCATTTTCAGAACAGCAAACAAGCCAAAAGTCTATAAGCATAACCAATTATTATggaacagatgagggaaaaaatGAACATTAGCTACTAAAGAAAGGTTTTATGGAAGAATGTGCAACGAGTACAGCAggtatattatttttattatcattattattctgagaaaGTGGTGGGAGCTAACTTTTCAGAACCAGTAAGGCTCCAGTGAAGCACTGCCTTACAAGAAAACAGACACTCAATACACATGTCCATACGATAATCATTAGCCATCTTGACAGTCATACTGCTTTGGGCAATTCGATAAATCTGTGCACAAGGAAGAAAGAAGTCCCCGGCTCCTATACACAAGCCATCAGGGGCGGGTTTCAACTGATGCTCTCTGTACCAGGCCATTAGACAAGATGCCGGAAAGGAAAGTAATACGCCGGGATGAAGAAAAACGgagcccttagactgtgaactggaAGCAATATTCCTAGTAGGCAGGGCTttgacttcctccctcttttcaggAGAGCTCAGGCATCATGAGGAGGCCAATTCACATAAGCCTCTTGCTATACCAAGTGGATCTGGTACAACACATAACCATCAACCACTAGGATGACACTAAGACACTCCAGGGTCTTTAATTTAGTATGTgcagttctttaaaaaaaaaaaaacaaaaaacccttaaTAAAGCTCTCCCCGTATATTAGGAGAGCCAAAATCGAGTCACAATCGCTGGGTCAAAGAGCAGCTAGACGAGAGCAGGAGGCCAAGAAGTCAGACAAGGCTTCATTTCTCGGGACTAGAACACACGAATTACCTGACAGATGATATCTCTGTTGGTGACACGGACGATCATCCTGTATTTTGGCGTGTTGTACTTGTTTTTATCCTGAATTACTAAGCGTTTGCGAGCATAGTAATCAGTCTTTCCCTCTGTGAAAGAAAACGGTTACGTTACAAGAGGCGAGATTCAATGCAAGGACACAATTTATCTTAGAGATCCGAAACTTACTGTACCTCGCCTTCTCCTGAATTTCACTTGATACCTCTTGAAGTAGGCTTTATTCTTGACAACTTTGACAAACCCCTGAAAGGAAGAGACAAATACTTTAGAGCAACCATCGAGGTGCATAATTCTGTCCAAGTTAAAACCGACAGGATGACCTTGAGGGGCTAAGCGGCATCTCCCCTGAAAATcactatttgataataataatgactgtatttgttaagcgcttactatgtgccgagcagcgatctaagcgctggggttagatatcaggttgtcccacgtggcgctcacggtcttaatccccattttccagataactgaggcacagaagtgaaataacttgtcacacaggtgataagtggctcagctaggattagaacctacgacctgactcccaagcccaggatctttccacgaagccacaccgAAGAGACTGAACGCACTAAATGATGGGAAATAAACCGATAAATGGCCTAGGGGAgagtgggctcgggagtcagaggacctggcttctcatcccaactccgccacacacctgctgtgtgacctcgaacaagtcaccaaacttctctgtgccccagttccctaatctgcaaaaaggggagtcaatacctggtctccctcttacttagtccgAGATCGCCACGcacgaccggattatcttgtttctaccccagcacttgggtgcctgtcacacagcaagcgtttaaTACCCCAATTACAGAACGGAAAACGTCACGCCAGCTCCACCAAGAGCCCTGGGCAGCTTTAAATATGCATCACCTGAGCCGACTTTAGCAGACCAGGCCCATCTGTGCAACACCCAAGTCACTTCTGTTCGTCTGCATCGCTTTAGTGCCGAAGTcgacccatcaatggtatttgctgaacgcttcctgtgtgcggggcactctactaagcgcttgggtgaatccATTATAACTGAgtcgatgcattccctgctcacaatgagcttagagtaggagggaggcagaggtaaATAACCAATTTACTGTTCACAGTTgacacacagacacgcacccCCCAAACGCCCAGCCCGGGGTCCCGGCTCCAGGGAGCGGAGTGCGAGAAACACCAGGGGTGGCCCTCTAATATCCCCACCCATGGCCTGGGCCTGCTGGGAGAAGACCCCACTTTGGCCAAATCCTTCCCCAACGCGGCCTGGACCCCCGGGGGTCCCTCGCCCACCCAAGGAGGAAACCCCAGGGAAAGGGCCGGGGCAGCAAGGAGCACCAACTCTAGACTGGGATCTagtgtggcaagagcccaggcttggcagtctgaggacgtgggttctaatcccaactctgccacttgtctgctgtgtggccctgggcacgccacttcacttctctgtgtctcagttacctcatctgtaaaacggggatgaggactgtgagccccatatgggaccacctgaataccttttatctacccctttgcttagatcagtgcttggcatataggaagcgcttaacaaatagcaccattatcgttattattgtgggcaggaatgtgtctgttttatcctAGTGTAGCCTCCCAATTGCTTGGTACTCTGcaagcaataaatatgactgaaaaagagcatggtgtagtggatcgagcccaggtgtcagaaggtcgtgggttctaatcccagccctgcctcttacCTACTGtggaaccttggccaagtcacttctccgggcctcagtgacctcatctataaaattggggtctaagagggagagccccaagtgggacagggaccgtgtccaaccagcttagctggcattcattcattcagtggtatttattgagcgcttactgtgtgcacaccactccccttaataagcgcttagcaaacgccaTAATTACACAGATTATGATTatagagaaacggcgtggctcagtggaaagagcacgggctttggagtcagaggtcatgagttcaaatcccagctctgccacttgtcagctgggtgactgtgggcaagtcacttcacttctcggggcctcagttccctcatctgtaaaatggggatgaagactgtgagccccacgtgggacaacctgattcccctgtgcctaccccagcgcttagggcagcgctcggcacatagtaagcgcttaacgaataccaacattatcattattactatcccttcccagcgcttcgcccagtgctctgcacagagcaagggcccaacaaatacgactggatgaatgacaagcggcggagcagggatttgaaccaaggcacatagtgggcgcttaagaaatgctatcGATGAGGATGATTAGCAAAGTCCGGCTGCACCTTCCTGGGGAGGTGCAACTGTCTGCTGCACGCTGGGCCCAGGACCTGcccatccctcccccgccccccgacacccCAAAAGGAGGTCCGGAGATCCCCCCGATTTTTGCGGAAAGCCTGGGGCGGGTGGCGAGCGGAGGGTGGGTGGGATGGCGGCCCGatgccgccccttccccccctccacgcCCTCGGCCGGTCCCCGCCGCCGgcagccattaggccacgccgatggccgcccgcccgccgctccCGCAATCCAGCGCCATCCGTCCCCGAGGAGCCGCCCGCCGGCCTCCGGACGCCATGGCGGGGAGGACGAGGGGTGGCCCTTCCGTCCGGGAGGGGTCGGGGTGGAGGGTCACTCACCATCTCGGCCGGGGGAGGACCGCCAAAGCGGCGCAGCGGAGGGCAGCGGAGCCTCCGCCGCGAtgggggggaaagaaaagggccGCGCCCGATGCGCAGGCGCAGTATGTAGCTCCCACCAGCGAGGCGGAGCGGGGCCGGGAAAGAGGGGCGGCGCCGGCCCG
The Ornithorhynchus anatinus isolate Pmale09 chromosome 4, mOrnAna1.pri.v4, whole genome shotgun sequence genome window above contains:
- the RPL5 gene encoding 60S ribosomal protein L5 — its product is MGFVKVVKNKAYFKRYQVKFRRRREGKTDYYARKRLVIQDKNKYNTPKYRMIVRVTNRDIICQIAYARIEGDMIVCAAYAHELPKYGVKVGLTNYAAAYCTGLLLARRLLNRFGMDKIYEGQVEVTGDEYNVESIDGKPGAFTCYLDAGLARTTTGNKVFGALKGAVDGGLSIPHSTKRFPGYDSESKEFNAEVHRKHIMGQNVAEYMRYLMEEDEDAYKKQFSQYIKNNVNPDMMEEMYKKAHAGIRENPVYEKKPKKEVKKKRWNRPKMSLAQKKDRVAQKKASFLRAQERAADS